ACTACACTACGTGGGGGCAGCAAGCCAGGATTGACAGCCTCAAACAGGCACTGACCACCGCCACCGACACGCAGCGGGTGAAGGTGCTACAAGCATTGTCAAAAAGGACATATTTCAGCAGCTATGAACAATCATTGTCCTATGCCCAACAAAGTCTAGCAGAAGCTAGACAGCTTGATTGGCTACCAGGACAAGCTTTAGCTTTAGAGGTTATTGGAAGACTGCAATGGCGCCAGGGGCATTTTGAACAAGCCCAGCAGTGTTTCCTTAAGTCATTAACATTGTGGCGCCAGCTACATCGAAGGGAAAACGTTGTACTCCTTAATCACACTATTGGCACCTTACTGAGTGCTACACATCAATATGAGAAATCAATGATGTGGCAGAAGAAGGCTTTAATCGGTGCACTAGCTATTAACGATACTGCTGTACTAGCGCGTGCTTATTCATCAATAGGATTGCTTTATGTTCGACAACATCGTCCAACCATTGGGTTATCCTATTATTCTCGGGCCTTAGAGTTAAGTCAAAGCTTTGCAAAAGATGTTAACTTAACTACTGCAGTCCTAAACAATTTGGCTGATGCTTACATAGAACTTAATCAGCCCCGACAGGCTCTACCTTACTTATTTAAAGCAATCAAAATTGCGCGTCAAACCGATAACAAAGCGGGATTGGCTCTTTATGAACATACTATAGCACAAGCTTATGATAAATTAGGAAAACCAGAAATGGCTATATATCACGCGCTTAAGGCTCGGCAATTACATAAAAGAAATCAAAATAAACCTACGTTAGTCATAACAAACGACCTGCTAGACACTCTGTATGCCCAGCAGGGCAACTACCGCCTGGCTCGCCGCCACACGGCCGAAAACCGCCGGCTGGAAGCCCAGCTGCGCCAGCAGGAGCAAGAAGCCAAGGTCGCCGAGTTGCAAGGCCGCTACGACACGAAAGAAAAAGAGCGCAGCATCCAGCTACTGCAGCAGCAAAACCGCATTACGCAGCTGGCGGCCCTGCAGCAGCGCACGCTGCGCAACGCGGCCCTGCTCACGGCCGGGCTGCTGCTGCTGGCCGTGGGCGTGCTGGTGAACCGCTACCGCCTGCGCCAGCGCACGGTGCAGCAACTGGCGGCGCAAAAGCAGGTGCTCGAAACCCGCGACCAGGAAAAAGAGCTGCTGCTGCGCGAGAAGACGCTGCTCTTGCAGGAGGTGCACCACCGCGTCAAAAACAACCTGCAAATCGTGCTCAGCCTCTTAAACACCCAGGTCAACACCCTGCACGAGCCGGCCGCCATCGAGGCCATCCGCGACAGCCAGAGCCGGGTGCAGACCATGGCCCTGATTCACCAGAACCTCTACCAGTCCGAGAGCTTGGCCCGCATCGACATGCTCAGCTACTTCGGCGAGCTGACCGAAGCCATCAGCGAGGCCTTCCGGCAGGAGGCCGCCCGCGTGCAGCTGCACGTGAGCGTCGAGCCCCTGCAACTGAACACGCACACGGCCGTGCCCCTGGGCCTGATTGTCAATGAGCTGGTGACCAATGCGCTGAAGTATGCCTTTCCGCCCGGCTATCCCGACCAGCGTGTGTGGGTGACGCTGGGGCAGGTGGAGGCCGGCCGTTACCAGTTGGTGGTGGCCGACTCGGGCGTGGGCCTGCCCGCCAGTGTGGTGCCCACCAAGGTGGCCTCGCTGGGCTTGCGCCTGGTGGCCGGGCTGGCCCAGCAGATGAAGGCCCGCCTGGAGGTGGCGGCCGCACCGAGCGCCTGCTTTACGCTCACTTTCCGCGAGCTGCCCCAAACGCCGGTGGCTGCCTAGCCCTAGTGCCGGCTGGGTGCCTAGACCATAAAGGGTAGTCTAGAAGGTAGCGTCGCGGCTGCTCCGAAGTGAAAGATTCGCGCCCAGGAAACCGAGTGCTCCACACGCAAAAAACCCGGAAACCCACTTTCGCAGCGCGAGAAGCAAGTTTCCGGGCGTACCGGGGTAGGTAGAATGAGCCCCCTGCCGGGATCGAACCAGCGACCTACTGATTACAAGTCAGTTGCTCTACCAGCTGAGCTAAGGAGGCGTAAGTGCGGCAAAACTAGTATGCGAGGTTGGTTTTGCCAAGCATCAGTACGGTTTTCTTGCCGCCAGATACCTAACCGGTTCGTTAGCAGCGTAAAAAACTGCAGCAGGCCGAGGCCCGCTGCAGTTTTAAGTAAGCCAAGCATCCGGCCTTTAGCTGCGGATGGTTTTGAGCTGCTTTTTCAAAGCGTCGATGCGCAACTGGGCCTCGTCGATGCGGCCCTGGTACTCCTGGCGGAGCTGGCTGGCGTTTTTGGAGCGGGCGAAAAACTCCAGGTTGGTACGCAGAGTGGAAATGTCGTTTTCCAGCTCATTGATTTCCCGGCGCAGGGCTTGTTCTTTCTTATAGAGCTGCTG
This region of Hymenobacter sp. YIM 151500-1 genomic DNA includes:
- a CDS encoding sensor histidine kinase; protein product: MAIYHALKARQLHKRNQNKPTLVITNDLLDTLYAQQGNYRLARRHTAENRRLEAQLRQQEQEAKVAELQGRYDTKEKERSIQLLQQQNRITQLAALQQRTLRNAALLTAGLLLLAVGVLVNRYRLRQRTVQQLAAQKQVLETRDQEKELLLREKTLLLQEVHHRVKNNLQIVLSLLNTQVNTLHEPAAIEAIRDSQSRVQTMALIHQNLYQSESLARIDMLSYFGELTEAISEAFRQEAARVQLHVSVEPLQLNTHTAVPLGLIVNELVTNALKYAFPPGYPDQRVWVTLGQVEAGRYQLVVADSGVGLPASVVPTKVASLGLRLVAGLAQQMKARLEVAAAPSACFTLTFRELPQTPVAA